The Sulfurimonas hydrogeniphila genome includes a window with the following:
- a CDS encoding 2OG-Fe(II) oxygenase, with translation MYKKLYSKITDALVDNGYIILENVFEPALAKQLLQMSQNIRQYKQAGISHHSTINTNRRKDKIYWIDAENEPTARYLDFMNGLQNYLNRQLYLGIKYYEAHFALYQAGDFYEKHLDAFGGTKNRVVTTVYYLNEAYASQNGGELVMYDKNDRQMQTVTPLINTLVVFLSEEFPHEVLVSKKERYSIAGWFRVDERGVNI, from the coding sequence ATGTATAAAAAGCTTTACTCAAAAATAACAGATGCCCTGGTCGACAACGGCTATATTATTTTAGAAAATGTGTTTGAACCTGCACTTGCAAAGCAACTTTTACAGATGTCACAAAATATCAGACAATACAAACAGGCGGGAATTTCCCATCACTCTACGATCAATACAAATCGCAGAAAAGATAAAATATACTGGATAGATGCAGAGAATGAGCCAACTGCCAGGTACCTGGATTTTATGAACGGACTTCAAAATTATTTGAACCGGCAGCTTTATCTTGGGATTAAATACTATGAGGCACATTTTGCTTTATACCAGGCAGGTGATTTTTACGAAAAACATCTTGATGCTTTTGGCGGTACAAAAAACCGTGTTGTTACGACTGTCTATTATCTTAACGAAGCGTATGCGTCTCAAAATGGAGGAGAGCTGGTCATGTATGACAAAAATGATAGACAAATGCAAACAGTTACGCCTCTTATAAATACTCTGGTTGTATTTTTGAGCGAAGAGTTTCCTCATGAAGTTCTGGTTTCCAAGAAAGAGAGATACTCTATTGCAGGTTGGTTTAGAGTTGATGAAAGAGGAGTGAATATTTGA
- a CDS encoding sensor domain-containing protein — protein sequence MSLPYHDEIQKLKQYKMILDHNSIVSKTDVNGIITYVNDKFCEASGYSKDELIGKNHRIIKHPDNPEHIYQHMWDTIKNKKIWQGTLKNRKKNGEAYYVKSTIAPILNSYDKIIEYIAARIDVTDLVHKDEIIKNQFMDELTGLQNRTALLHDLKLNGENKASLVLINIDRFSDINDYFGYEVGDEVLKSFSQTLLQAHKKVYRISGDEFAILCEHTLNNTTKQAITAILDTLQNSSYSFEGMNISLFLSCGVSYGKKKDIYKFSHIALKDNKRTNKKVTFFNENPDLQNRIKENLEIITKIKNAIDNDRFVPYYQGIVDNKTQEIVKYEALIRLQEKDGKIISPVFFLEHAKKAKLYTQLTKIMLEKVFQKFADSACSFAINFTLEDIESQEVVQTLVENLQKYACGERVTVEIVESEGIENFDEVSNFIKKVKMYGCKIAIDDFGTGYSNFSYLGKLDIDFIKIDGSLVLNMHQGGAEMATLESILHFAKKMQIKTIAEFVKDEETYETLHQMGVDYSQGYYFCKPQENLRD from the coding sequence TTGAGCTTGCCATATCATGATGAAATTCAGAAACTCAAGCAGTATAAGATGATTTTGGATCATAACAGTATTGTCTCCAAAACGGATGTCAATGGCATTATAACCTATGTGAATGACAAATTTTGTGAAGCTTCCGGTTACTCCAAAGATGAACTGATCGGGAAAAATCATCGCATTATCAAACATCCCGACAACCCGGAACATATCTATCAACATATGTGGGATACGATAAAAAATAAAAAAATATGGCAAGGTACGCTTAAAAACAGAAAAAAGAACGGAGAGGCCTATTATGTAAAGTCAACTATTGCCCCTATTCTGAACTCCTATGATAAAATTATAGAATATATCGCTGCTAGAATTGATGTGACGGACCTTGTGCACAAAGATGAAATCATTAAAAATCAGTTTATGGACGAACTTACCGGTTTGCAAAACAGAACGGCATTGTTACACGATTTAAAGCTAAACGGAGAGAATAAAGCCTCTTTGGTTCTTATCAATATAGACAGGTTTTCAGATATTAATGATTATTTTGGATATGAAGTCGGAGATGAGGTGCTAAAAAGTTTTTCACAGACTCTGTTGCAGGCCCATAAAAAAGTCTACAGAATAAGTGGTGATGAATTTGCAATCTTGTGTGAGCATACATTAAACAATACGACGAAGCAGGCAATTACAGCAATTCTGGATACCCTTCAAAACAGCAGTTACTCTTTTGAAGGGATGAACATCTCACTGTTTCTCTCTTGCGGCGTCTCCTATGGAAAAAAGAAAGATATTTACAAATTCTCCCATATTGCCTTAAAAGACAACAAAAGAACAAACAAAAAAGTGACATTTTTTAATGAAAATCCGGATCTGCAAAACCGTATCAAAGAAAATCTTGAAATAATAACAAAGATTAAAAATGCGATTGACAATGACAGGTTTGTCCCATACTATCAGGGTATTGTAGATAACAAAACACAAGAGATTGTTAAATATGAAGCGCTTATCCGCTTACAGGAAAAAGACGGGAAGATTATTTCTCCTGTCTTTTTTTTAGAACATGCCAAAAAAGCCAAACTCTATACACAATTGACAAAGATTATGCTTGAAAAAGTATTCCAAAAATTTGCTGATTCAGCGTGCTCATTTGCAATCAATTTTACACTTGAAGATATAGAATCACAAGAGGTTGTGCAGACTTTGGTGGAGAATCTGCAGAAGTATGCATGCGGAGAGCGGGTAACTGTAGAGATTGTGGAATCCGAGGGGATAGAAAATTTTGATGAGGTCTCAAATTTTATAAAAAAAGTAAAAATGTATGGATGTAAAATTGCTATTGATGATTTTGGAACAGGATATTCAAATTTTTCATATCTTGGAAAACTTGATATAGATTTTATAAAGATTGACGGTTCTCTGGTTTTGAATATGCATCAGGGTGGTGCTGAAATGGCAACCCTGGAAAGTATTTTGCATTTTGCGAAAAAAATGCAGATTAAGACAATAGCAGAGTTTGTTAAAGATGAAGAGACATATGAAACATTGCATCAAATGGGTGTTGACTATTCACAGGGGTACTACTTTTGCAAACCGCAGGAAAATTTGAGAGATTAA
- a CDS encoding sensor histidine kinase: MNKITKKSFYSFLSLYLLSSFMFLSLAAYWFYTSQVAMEKNANFYKMNHIADIVSAKVIDAHMHHKKFKLDAFQKEAIALFDAQKHLLYGRVVQAVDFSKDFYMKDDIFTLITQRTAGHLHVKYIVVQSDECVKNIEVIKNKIAYAVIITAFLIIVIAVFLSYIFLKPLKDKMQEIEDFVKDTTHELNTPITAIMMSTSRLKAKKEYDEKTVKNISISTKQLYDIYASLSFLSFDNESEEAVSLLFDEIIKEDIAYFSELVEKKNITVQTDLQNCPLKIAPTKAKMIINNLLGNAIKYSHPNTKIKITTTHNSFVIQDEGIGIKQEKLQEIFTRFVRANSYAGGFGVGLNIVQSIIEEYNFQINIESKENLGTKITLIFV, encoded by the coding sequence TTGAATAAAATAACAAAAAAATCCTTCTACTCTTTTCTCTCTCTTTATCTTCTTAGCTCTTTTATGTTTTTGTCTTTGGCGGCTTACTGGTTTTACACATCTCAGGTAGCCATGGAAAAAAATGCCAATTTTTACAAAATGAACCACATCGCTGACATTGTCAGTGCCAAAGTCATTGATGCCCATATGCACCATAAAAAATTCAAACTTGATGCGTTTCAAAAAGAAGCTATCGCCCTTTTTGATGCACAAAAACACCTGTTATACGGGAGAGTTGTCCAAGCGGTTGATTTTTCAAAAGATTTTTACATGAAAGATGATATTTTCACTCTCATCACCCAAAGGACAGCCGGACATTTACATGTAAAGTACATTGTTGTACAAAGTGACGAGTGTGTAAAAAATATAGAAGTGATAAAAAACAAGATTGCCTATGCTGTCATTATTACAGCTTTTCTCATCATTGTCATCGCCGTCTTTTTATCCTATATTTTTCTCAAACCGCTCAAAGACAAAATGCAGGAGATAGAGGATTTCGTCAAAGACACAACCCATGAATTAAATACACCCATTACAGCAATTATGATGAGTACTTCAAGATTAAAAGCAAAAAAGGAGTATGATGAAAAAACGGTCAAGAACATCTCCATCAGTACAAAACAGCTTTATGACATATATGCATCACTCAGCTTTTTAAGTTTTGACAATGAGAGTGAAGAGGCCGTTTCTCTTCTGTTTGATGAAATTATCAAAGAAGATATTGCTTATTTCAGTGAACTTGTGGAGAAAAAAAATATTACTGTCCAAACCGATTTGCAAAACTGTCCGCTTAAAATAGCACCGACAAAAGCAAAAATGATTATAAACAACCTGCTTGGCAATGCCATAAAATATTCTCATCCCAACACAAAGATAAAAATCACAACCACACACAACTCTTTTGTCATTCAAGATGAAGGCATCGGTATCAAACAAGAAAAACTGCAGGAAATTTTTACCCGTTTTGTACGGGCAAATTCCTATGCCGGCGGATTTGGAGTCGGTTTAAATATTGTCCAGAGTATCATAGAAGAGTATAACTTTCAAATAAACATAGAGTCCAAAGAAAATTTAGGAACCAAAATTACACTTATATTTGTTTAA
- a CDS encoding response regulator transcription factor, which translates to MNILLMEDDPVLSDILLDFLREEWHVDYAYNAQEVYVHLENSKYDLFIFDINVMGQDGIDLLRELRAFSNKTPTVFITAYRDTKHLQRAFDAGAHDYIKKPFELEELHARILSIKRVFNIENNKFIILDDETLFYPVQKTVHANNKKISLTAKDTLLLSYFLKNRSRLITNEELVQNIWNFDSLPSDATLRSHIRTLREIIGKEKIKTVRGEGYIFE; encoded by the coding sequence ATGAACATACTTTTAATGGAAGATGACCCTGTTTTGTCCGATATTTTGCTGGATTTTTTGCGAGAAGAGTGGCATGTGGATTATGCTTACAATGCGCAGGAAGTCTATGTACATCTTGAAAACTCCAAATATGACCTGTTTATATTTGATATCAATGTGATGGGTCAAGACGGCATAGACCTCCTCAGAGAACTCCGAGCTTTCAGCAACAAAACCCCCACTGTTTTTATCACCGCCTACAGAGATACAAAACACCTGCAGCGTGCTTTTGACGCCGGTGCGCATGATTACATTAAAAAACCTTTTGAACTTGAAGAACTGCATGCCAGAATACTCAGCATCAAAAGAGTTTTCAATATTGAAAATAACAAGTTTATCATCCTGGATGACGAAACTCTATTTTACCCTGTGCAAAAAACAGTACATGCAAACAACAAAAAAATCTCTCTCACTGCCAAAGATACACTGCTCTTATCCTATTTTTTAAAAAACAGATCCCGCCTCATTACCAACGAAGAACTTGTGCAGAATATCTGGAACTTTGATTCGCTGCCCAGTGATGCTACGCTTCGTTCGCACATCAGAACACTCAGAGAAATTATAGGCAAAGAAAAAATAAAAACTGTTCGAGGGGAAGGGTATATTTTTGAATAA
- a CDS encoding TrmH family RNA methyltransferase, which translates to MIIKIDNINTDELQIYKELRENAFRSDRSFIADSPKVVNLLLESDLEIKSILATQEYYDEFMPLVQSKNIPKVYLTTKEEMSRIVGHKIHHNCMAHGIRPDDITLEGAGERIIMLDNITSSENVGSIARSAAALGVTSYFLPKSSPHPFNRRALRVSMGYAHRLGIHVYKDIFETIAALKFAGYRVYAAEVTEDSTPLSSLHVSGKWVLLMGHEGQGIAQDILDLCDEIVSIEMQAGIKSFNVGVAASILMYSFVLKKQ; encoded by the coding sequence ATGATTATAAAAATTGATAATATTAATACAGATGAACTGCAGATTTACAAAGAACTCAGAGAGAATGCTTTTCGGAGTGACAGAAGTTTTATAGCTGACAGTCCGAAAGTCGTCAATCTTTTGCTTGAGAGTGATTTGGAGATAAAAAGTATACTTGCAACGCAGGAGTATTATGATGAATTTATGCCTCTTGTGCAGTCAAAAAATATTCCCAAAGTCTATCTCACAACGAAAGAGGAGATGAGCAGGATTGTCGGGCATAAGATACATCATAACTGCATGGCACACGGCATACGTCCTGATGATATTACTTTAGAGGGGGCAGGTGAGCGTATCATCATGCTCGATAATATCACTTCAAGTGAAAATGTAGGCTCGATTGCCAGAAGTGCTGCCGCACTTGGCGTAACGAGTTATTTTTTGCCAAAATCCTCACCTCATCCGTTTAACAGGCGTGCTCTGCGTGTCTCTATGGGCTATGCGCACAGGCTGGGCATACATGTCTATAAAGATATTTTTGAGACGATTGCTGCTTTAAAATTTGCCGGTTACCGAGTCTATGCCGCAGAAGTTACCGAGGATTCCACTCCCTTGTCCTCTTTACATGTAAGCGGCAAATGGGTACTTCTGATGGGACATGAGGGTCAGGGAATCGCACAGGATATTTTGGATCTCTGTGATGAAATTGTCAGTATAGAGATGCAGGCGGGCATTAAAAGTTTTAATGTAGGTGTGGCTGCATCCATTCTTATGTATAGCTTTGTGCTTAAGAAACAGTAA
- a CDS encoding ATP-binding protein → MYKKSYLFFIAFVILLSFFLLMQLKELSKPQQITTKNFLNQKEKTWLRTLKKPLTVGITNIPNQVIISPDGKTAGFSLDLFHLLEQELGISFKYISFPTWHALMDAAKKGKIDIVFAAQKTQERLGYLDFTDVILTQQNKIITQRDNFLVSDIESLQAKSVALVDKSAIFAYIQNKYPSIVIKPCETELKALQAVAAGTAEATISEPVRASYYMSQYNIQNLRVAGDLDYLYQLRIASQSSLPVLNVILSKAVTNLPQQELQSLYLKWGYIKEKERYFDKQTLIYLAIAFGIILPFSIYLYFINLSLEHEVKRRKDAQDKLRALNQNLQQQVRQEVEKQREQELHMLQQNRLAQMGNMMNMIAHQWKQPLNALSMLMQTVRHKYKQSKLNDDFIEYFDKNAKKQLQEMTKVTNDFMHYFRPKDKLEFSIDEIITHSINLVKPVFQAKNISITYENKNTKTLTMQSDILGQVIINILNNAKDALIENNIEDKNIYITLTLQHNQTEITIEDNAGGIPQDIMNKIFDPYFSTKDDTGTGLGLYMSKIIIENYCAGILCVRNTDKGALFSITVS, encoded by the coding sequence ATGTATAAAAAAAGCTATCTCTTTTTCATTGCCTTTGTAATCCTCTTGAGTTTTTTTCTCCTCATGCAGCTTAAAGAGCTCTCAAAACCTCAACAGATAACAACAAAAAATTTCTTAAATCAAAAAGAAAAAACATGGCTGCGTACTTTAAAGAAGCCCCTGACTGTCGGTATTACCAACATTCCAAACCAGGTTATTATATCTCCTGATGGCAAAACTGCCGGTTTTTCTTTGGATCTTTTTCATCTCCTTGAACAGGAGTTGGGTATCTCTTTTAAATACATCTCTTTTCCTACATGGCATGCATTAATGGACGCTGCAAAAAAAGGGAAAATCGATATAGTTTTTGCAGCGCAAAAAACTCAGGAACGTCTGGGGTATCTGGATTTTACAGATGTTATTCTCACACAGCAAAACAAAATCATCACGCAGCGTGACAATTTTTTGGTTTCTGATATTGAGTCACTGCAGGCAAAGAGTGTTGCACTTGTTGACAAAAGTGCAATTTTTGCATACATTCAAAACAAATATCCCTCTATTGTGATAAAACCCTGCGAAACAGAGCTCAAAGCCCTGCAGGCTGTAGCAGCAGGAACAGCAGAGGCAACCATCAGTGAACCTGTGAGAGCGAGCTACTATATGAGTCAGTATAATATTCAAAACCTGCGGGTTGCCGGTGATTTGGACTACCTTTATCAACTTCGTATAGCAAGCCAAAGCAGTCTGCCTGTGCTTAATGTTATTTTAAGTAAAGCGGTGACCAATTTACCCCAACAGGAGTTGCAGTCTCTTTACCTGAAATGGGGCTATATTAAAGAAAAAGAGCGTTATTTCGATAAGCAGACACTTATTTATTTAGCCATTGCCTTTGGAATTATTTTACCATTTTCTATTTACCTTTATTTCATAAACCTCTCGCTCGAACACGAAGTAAAAAGAAGAAAAGATGCCCAAGACAAACTACGAGCACTCAATCAAAACCTTCAGCAGCAGGTCAGACAAGAAGTAGAAAAACAGAGAGAACAGGAATTACACATGCTGCAGCAGAACAGACTGGCACAGATGGGGAATATGATGAATATGATTGCGCATCAATGGAAACAACCACTCAATGCACTTTCTATGCTTATGCAAACAGTCAGGCACAAGTACAAACAGTCTAAACTCAATGATGATTTTATTGAGTATTTTGACAAAAATGCAAAAAAACAACTCCAGGAAATGACAAAAGTCACAAACGATTTTATGCACTACTTTCGGCCAAAAGACAAGTTGGAATTTTCTATAGATGAAATTATCACTCACAGTATCAATCTTGTAAAACCGGTATTTCAGGCAAAGAATATCTCCATTACCTATGAAAACAAAAATACAAAAACACTTACAATGCAAAGTGATATTCTCGGACAAGTGATCATTAATATTTTAAACAATGCCAAAGATGCATTAATTGAAAATAATATTGAAGATAAAAATATATACATTACACTGACACTGCAGCATAATCAGACTGAAATTACAATAGAAGATAACGCAGGAGGTATTCCTCAGGATATTATGAACAAAATTTTTGACCCTTATTTCAGCACAAAAGATGATACTGGAACAGGACTGGGGCTCTATATGAGTAAAATTATCATTGAAAACTACTGTGCGGGCATACTCTGTGTTCGCAATACCGACAAAGGTGCTCTTTTTAGTATTACTGTTTCTTAA
- a CDS encoding two-component system response regulator, whose product MNLKNFTLLYVEDDMQAQEHMKMLLADDFKAFYQAFDAEEALAVYKEKKPDIILSDIVLPHSDGLTLSKEIKKIDKWQPIVILSAFDEREKLLEAINTGIDYFIPKPVDIEMLYDRLHAIARNLQNDIDAKKAKEKELEVLYALAHYDTLTQVANKHLFSVKLNETVNKAQHSHENFTLFFIDLDNFKSINDQYGHSAGDAVLQSVAQNIKKVIRIEDTFARIGGDEFALIVESVKRISDTKSLTEKIIQAVSTPVVFQKYTFHITCSIGIAVYPIQGSSKEALLHSADMAMYAAKKEAKSHFKLGDSSTAPTTQERSSDV is encoded by the coding sequence ATGAACTTAAAGAATTTTACACTTTTGTATGTTGAAGATGACATGCAGGCACAGGAACATATGAAGATGCTTTTAGCGGATGATTTCAAAGCATTTTACCAGGCATTTGACGCAGAAGAGGCTTTAGCTGTCTATAAAGAAAAAAAACCTGATATTATTTTATCAGATATTGTGCTTCCCCACTCAGATGGACTGACACTTTCCAAAGAAATTAAAAAAATCGACAAATGGCAACCGATTGTCATTCTCTCTGCATTTGATGAAAGAGAAAAACTGCTTGAAGCGATCAATACAGGTATAGACTATTTTATTCCAAAACCGGTTGACATAGAAATGCTCTATGACAGACTCCACGCTATTGCCAGGAATCTTCAAAATGACATAGATGCCAAAAAGGCAAAAGAAAAAGAGCTCGAGGTCTTGTATGCGCTTGCACATTACGACACATTGACACAGGTTGCAAACAAACATCTCTTTAGTGTCAAACTCAATGAAACTGTAAATAAAGCACAACACTCCCATGAAAACTTTACTCTTTTTTTTATTGATTTGGACAATTTTAAAAGTATTAATGATCAATACGGACACTCAGCAGGAGATGCAGTGCTGCAGTCTGTCGCGCAAAATATAAAAAAAGTTATTCGCATCGAAGACACCTTTGCCCGCATAGGAGGTGATGAATTTGCTTTAATTGTAGAAAGTGTAAAAAGGATCTCTGATACAAAGAGTCTTACCGAGAAAATTATACAGGCTGTAAGCACTCCTGTAGTATTTCAAAAGTATACATTTCACATTACATGCAGTATAGGCATAGCAGTTTACCCAATACAGGGCAGCTCAAAAGAGGCACTTTTACACAGTGCAGATATGGCAATGTATGCAGCAAAGAAAGAGGCAAAATCTCATTTTAAACTCGGCGATTCTTCTACAGCACCCACAACTCAAGAGCGGAGTTCAGATGTATAA